In one Desulfobacterales bacterium genomic region, the following are encoded:
- a CDS encoding thioredoxin family protein, whose product MKVEVLGPGCKRCDQLYENAQNAVAELDSPGDIEVIKIGDVNYFAKMGVFMTPGLVIDGEVISTGKVLSPNQIKQKITEKM is encoded by the coding sequence ATGAAAGTCGAAGTATTAGGGCCCGGCTGCAAGCGCTGTGACCAGTTGTATGAAAACGCCCAAAATGCGGTGGCCGAATTGGATTCCCCAGGGGATATCGAAGTTATAAAAATAGGAGATGTCAATTACTTTGCCAAAATGGGGGTGTTCATGACACCAGGGCTGGTGATTGATGGCGAGGTGATTTCAACCGGCAAAGTGCTGAGCCCCAACCAAATCAAGCAAAAGATTACGGAGAAGATGTAA
- a CDS encoding uroporphyrinogen decarboxylase family protein translates to MAKQLLIDAYRGKRTEKPPWVPYAGVHCAFLINEPADKMLQDPELLAKGVVNAAKRYKADGIPLVFDLSVEANSIGCDLKWWPDNVPSVTNHPCSDKTPKDAGLQMPTKESGRWPVLYEAARIAKPQLDELDCVFMGLFCGPLTLASHLAGVRIFTDVYKNPEFAADVIKFAGEVGAEAAKFYAEMGAEIIAIVDPVASQIKSETFQQFVTPNSQPAIKAIHDAGATSSFFICGDCTKVMEDVCKIGTHGFAIDEQLNMNFVRDLARKHGVGFGGNLKLTLALSLGLLSPREDAIVSLAAGGQEGYTFAPG, encoded by the coding sequence ATGGCCAAACAATTGTTGATCGACGCCTATCGGGGGAAAAGAACGGAAAAGCCACCCTGGGTGCCATACGCAGGGGTTCACTGCGCCTTTTTGATCAATGAACCTGCTGACAAAATGCTACAGGATCCCGAACTGCTGGCGAAAGGAGTCGTTAATGCCGCCAAGAGATACAAAGCGGACGGGATTCCTCTGGTATTCGATCTTTCCGTCGAAGCCAATTCCATTGGTTGTGACCTGAAATGGTGGCCCGACAATGTACCCTCTGTTACGAATCACCCCTGTTCCGATAAGACTCCCAAAGATGCCGGGCTCCAAATGCCCACCAAAGAATCGGGTCGTTGGCCGGTGCTTTATGAAGCCGCCAGAATTGCCAAACCCCAACTGGATGAACTCGATTGCGTCTTTATGGGTCTTTTTTGCGGTCCTTTGACCCTGGCTTCCCATCTGGCCGGTGTGCGCATCTTTACCGATGTTTACAAGAATCCAGAATTTGCCGCCGATGTGATCAAATTTGCCGGTGAAGTCGGCGCGGAAGCTGCAAAGTTCTATGCCGAAATGGGTGCAGAGATAATTGCCATCGTCGATCCGGTGGCCTCCCAGATTAAATCCGAGACCTTCCAGCAATTTGTCACCCCCAATTCGCAACCCGCCATTAAAGCGATTCATGATGCCGGAGCGACCTCATCATTTTTCATTTGTGGCGACTGTACCAAAGTCATGGAAGATGTCTGTAAGATTGGTACCCACGGTTTTGCCATTGATGAACAGCTCAATATGAATTTTGTGAGGGACCTGGCGCGCAAACACGGGGTTGGCTTTGGCGGCAATCTAAAGCTGACGCTGGCCCTGAGCCTCGGATTGTTGTCTCCCCGAGAGGATGCGATTGTCAGCTTGGCTGCAGGTGGGCAAGAAGGTTATACCTTCGCCCCTGGCTGA
- a CDS encoding ASKHA domain-containing protein encodes MGDKDNNAMVIFQPSGRRGEVPKGINLIEASRLLGVDIEALCGEKKVCGKCKVRIEEGRFEKYGIESQMSNVSGWQEEEEKFIVPKEKETGHRLACVTEIQGDLLVFVPEESRAGKQVVSKAARDIHIEHNPAVRIYTVTVEPPTFEEPTADFERVCRVLEKEHGLKDLAVDIFALRQLPAALRDGDWSVTVSVWNDKEVVRFRPGKAEKTYGLAIDVGTTTVAAYFCDLTTMEVVDTVSMMNPQCKYGEDVMARITYHMTSTDGLQRMNDDIIEGLNSLVDKAIQNTYPPKKKIKKKKGEEGPDEFVEVPEEGKTYLRLTKEDIEDVTIGGNTAMHHIFLNLNPEHVGLAPFPPVIHHSLDIKARDMGININPASYVFVLPNEAGFVGADNVGVMLAEEPYKKDEIALIIDIGTNGELVLGNKEKLISSSCATGPALEGAQIAFGMRAAPGAMERITIDPDTKEVDYKVIGRDAWRKYSEAKDMKAKGICGSGILDLLSELYCAGVIIKSGAFNKEALDGHPRYRLNPDTNQPEFVLAWAEESSIDKDIVVTQKDVRQIQLAKGALYAGCKLMMRRMGMEKVDTIKIAGAFGTHVDREKALIMGLFPDCEIEMIESVGNAAGDGCRAALLNKDKRKEANWVARNVEYIELTVEGDFQTEFMEAMQIPHMTDEFPHLAGVVPEEILKQ; translated from the coding sequence ATGGGAGACAAGGATAACAACGCGATGGTTATTTTTCAACCGTCCGGGCGAAGAGGAGAGGTGCCTAAGGGCATCAATTTGATAGAAGCGTCCCGGTTGCTAGGGGTGGACATCGAGGCCCTGTGCGGTGAAAAGAAAGTTTGTGGCAAGTGTAAAGTCCGCATCGAAGAAGGTCGTTTTGAGAAATACGGAATCGAGTCCCAAATGTCCAACGTGAGCGGCTGGCAGGAAGAGGAAGAAAAATTTATCGTCCCCAAAGAAAAAGAGACCGGTCATCGATTGGCCTGCGTCACTGAAATTCAGGGCGATCTTTTGGTCTTCGTGCCGGAGGAATCTCGCGCTGGCAAACAGGTGGTCAGCAAAGCGGCCCGAGACATTCATATTGAGCATAACCCGGCCGTAAGAATCTACACGGTAACAGTGGAACCACCGACATTTGAAGAACCCACGGCGGATTTTGAACGCGTCTGCCGGGTACTGGAAAAAGAGCATGGGCTTAAGGATCTGGCGGTTGACATATTTGCCCTAAGGCAGTTGCCCGCGGCACTGCGTGACGGCGATTGGAGTGTGACGGTCAGTGTCTGGAACGACAAAGAAGTTGTGCGCTTCAGACCCGGTAAGGCCGAGAAAACTTACGGACTGGCGATCGATGTGGGCACCACCACCGTGGCGGCCTATTTTTGTGATCTGACCACGATGGAGGTCGTCGATACGGTCTCCATGATGAATCCGCAGTGCAAATATGGCGAGGACGTCATGGCGCGCATCACCTACCATATGACCTCCACCGATGGGCTGCAGCGCATGAACGATGACATCATCGAGGGACTGAACTCGTTGGTCGATAAGGCCATCCAGAACACCTATCCGCCCAAGAAGAAAATCAAGAAGAAGAAAGGTGAAGAAGGGCCGGATGAATTTGTGGAAGTGCCCGAGGAGGGCAAGACCTATCTGCGCCTGACCAAAGAAGATATTGAGGATGTGACCATTGGGGGTAACACCGCCATGCATCATATTTTTTTAAATCTCAATCCCGAGCACGTGGGCCTGGCCCCTTTTCCCCCGGTGATCCATCACAGTCTGGATATCAAGGCGCGTGACATGGGCATCAACATCAATCCCGCTTCCTATGTATTTGTGCTTCCCAATGAAGCCGGATTTGTGGGGGCGGACAACGTCGGTGTGATGCTGGCCGAAGAGCCGTACAAAAAAGACGAAATCGCACTGATTATTGATATCGGCACCAATGGCGAGCTGGTGCTGGGGAACAAAGAGAAGTTGATCTCCTCTTCCTGTGCCACCGGTCCGGCCTTGGAGGGGGCCCAGATTGCTTTCGGTATGCGGGCGGCGCCCGGGGCCATGGAACGGATCACCATTGATCCTGATACAAAAGAGGTGGATTATAAAGTCATCGGTCGAGATGCCTGGCGCAAATATTCGGAAGCCAAGGATATGAAGGCCAAAGGCATATGCGGTTCCGGTATTCTCGACCTGCTGTCCGAGCTTTACTGTGCTGGGGTGATTATTAAAAGTGGCGCATTTAATAAAGAAGCCTTAGACGGACATCCCCGTTACCGATTAAATCCGGATACCAACCAGCCGGAATTTGTTCTGGCCTGGGCGGAGGAATCGAGCATCGATAAGGACATCGTGGTTACCCAAAAAGATGTCCGCCAGATTCAGCTGGCCAAAGGCGCCTTATATGCCGGCTGTAAGCTCATGATGCGACGCATGGGTATGGAGAAGGTGGATACGATCAAAATCGCCGGTGCCTTTGGCACCCATGTCGATCGGGAAAAGGCCCTGATTATGGGGCTTTTTCCGGACTGCGAGATCGAAATGATCGAAAGTGTGGGTAATGCTGCCGGTGATGGATGTCGCGCGGCATTGTTAAATAAAGACAAGCGCAAGGAAGCCAACTGGGTAGCGCGTAATGTGGAATATATTGAGCTGACTGTCGAAGGCGACTTCCAGACCGAATTCATGGAGGCTATGCAGATACCGCATATGACGGACGAATTTCCACATCTGGCAGGTGTTGTTCCCGAGGAAATTCTAAAACAATAG
- a CDS encoding corrinoid protein, with translation MPSKEELLEALKDGVINYKEEQVKEASQQAVDDGLPALEMIMDGLAAGMEVVGDLYERHEYFVPEVLMCADALYLGLDILRPHVPKTDAGSVAQVVIGSIQGDVHDIGKNLVKMMFDVAGWEVYDLGRDVPLENFVEEQLRTDAEVVAMSAMMTTTMLGMKKVIKMIKDKNPDVAIMLGGAPVTQDVANLFGADGYAESAGNAVAEGIKMIGRLREFEKKKEG, from the coding sequence ATGCCGAGCAAAGAAGAATTATTGGAAGCACTGAAAGACGGTGTGATCAATTACAAAGAGGAACAGGTGAAGGAAGCCTCACAGCAGGCTGTTGATGATGGACTCCCGGCGCTAGAGATGATCATGGATGGTTTGGCTGCCGGAATGGAGGTCGTCGGAGATCTTTATGAACGCCACGAATATTTTGTCCCCGAGGTGCTTATGTGCGCCGATGCCTTATATCTGGGTCTGGACATACTGCGACCCCATGTCCCCAAGACAGATGCAGGTTCGGTGGCGCAGGTGGTGATTGGCAGCATTCAGGGAGATGTGCACGACATCGGCAAAAATCTGGTTAAAATGATGTTTGATGTCGCCGGTTGGGAGGTTTACGACCTTGGCCGGGATGTGCCCCTCGAGAATTTTGTGGAGGAGCAGTTGCGGACGGACGCCGAAGTCGTGGCCATGTCAGCCATGATGACGACGACCATGCTGGGTATGAAAAAAGTGATCAAGATGATCAAAGATAAGAACCCGGATGTGGCCATCATGTTAGGCGGGGCGCCGGTGACCCAGGATGTCGCCAACCTATTTGGTGCGGATGGATATGCCGAATCTGCCGGAAATGCGGTGGCGGAAGGCATCAAGATGATCGGTCGCCTGCGGGAATTTGAAAAAAAGAAGGAAGGATAA
- a CDS encoding GTP-binding protein, which translates to MSDVTRVYLITGFLGSGKTTFLNRIIQQFPKDKKLTLLVNEFGEVGVDGTLVEGDDIDMMEISKGSIFCVCVKTDFIKGLYELNTKIQPDVMLIESTGVANPSDLKRDLKLPIFNDRFEFMEQFCVIDAAHFLDAYGVYASLEKQIASSTVFIMNKIDNASPETIQETKNVIRQFHPDPSFFDTTYADIPLEEFFDFAVQEPFETLAPEPEKAAMPVLSENALDQFIDDLLDSPDLEITPPDTLMSVTYSWNGNDLKQISALAEALPPSVIRAKGFVEEKGDMYLFSYVMGDWSMEKTKVPRDRIKHKNMVVFIGPPESMEGIEEASKTGDWTGKGVFQPYTQS; encoded by the coding sequence ATGTCCGATGTCACCCGTGTATATTTGATTACCGGTTTTTTAGGCAGTGGTAAGACCACCTTTCTGAATCGCATTATTCAGCAGTTTCCCAAGGATAAAAAACTGACCCTGCTGGTTAATGAATTTGGTGAAGTTGGCGTGGATGGTACCCTGGTGGAAGGCGATGATATTGATATGATGGAAATCAGCAAGGGCTCGATTTTCTGCGTTTGTGTCAAAACCGATTTTATAAAAGGTCTTTATGAGCTCAACACCAAAATACAACCGGATGTAATGCTGATAGAATCAACGGGTGTGGCTAACCCCTCTGATTTAAAAAGAGATTTGAAACTGCCCATATTTAATGACCGCTTTGAATTCATGGAACAATTTTGCGTGATCGATGCGGCCCACTTTCTAGATGCTTACGGCGTCTATGCCTCTTTGGAAAAACAGATTGCTTCTTCCACTGTATTTATCATGAATAAGATTGATAACGCCTCGCCGGAAACGATCCAGGAAACGAAAAATGTTATTCGGCAGTTTCATCCCGATCCCTCATTTTTTGACACGACCTACGCCGACATCCCCTTGGAAGAATTTTTTGATTTCGCCGTTCAGGAACCATTTGAAACACTAGCACCGGAACCCGAAAAGGCAGCAATGCCTGTTCTTTCGGAGAATGCCCTGGACCAATTTATTGATGATCTCCTGGACAGCCCGGATCTTGAAATTACGCCGCCAGATACGCTCATGTCTGTGACCTATTCCTGGAACGGAAATGATCTGAAGCAGATCAGCGCCTTGGCAGAGGCTTTGCCGCCTTCAGTTATCAGAGCCAAAGGATTTGTGGAAGAAAAAGGGGATATGTATTTATTCAGCTATGTCATGGGCGATTGGTCCATGGAAAAAACCAAAGTGCCCAGGGATCGCATCAAACACAAAAACATGGTTGTTTTTATCGGTCCGCCCGAATCGATGGAAGGCATCGAAGAGGCGTCCAAAACAGGTGATTGGACTGGCAAGGGCGTGTTTCAACCGTACACGCAATCCTGA
- a CDS encoding response regulator transcription factor has protein sequence MANPVRILIADDHTIVRQGLASLLNDQPDLKVVGQADNGRSAVDKTLELKPDIIIMDIAMPQMNGIEAVKRIKKKIPKSKVLILSMYSHEHYIHELLETGVSGYLLKDSSGRDIITAIHAAMNNETFLSPSISKVVVDTYRSPRKGTASAERYKRLSNREREVFQLIAEGHSTRQIADMLCVSISTIKSHRAKIMEKLEIYSPVKLVHFAIQLGLVDPEL, from the coding sequence ATGGCTAATCCAGTTCGCATACTTATCGCTGATGATCATACGATTGTGCGCCAGGGTTTAGCGAGTTTGCTGAACGACCAGCCTGATTTGAAGGTCGTCGGCCAGGCGGACAATGGCAGATCAGCGGTAGACAAAACGCTGGAGCTAAAGCCTGATATCATCATTATGGATATCGCCATGCCCCAGATGAATGGCATTGAGGCCGTAAAGCGTATAAAGAAAAAGATTCCGAAATCGAAGGTTTTGATTCTGTCCATGTATTCCCATGAACATTATATCCATGAACTTTTAGAAACGGGTGTGTCCGGCTATCTTCTCAAAGATTCCAGCGGCCGGGATATTATCACTGCGATTCACGCTGCCATGAACAACGAGACCTTTTTAAGCCCTTCGATCTCCAAAGTGGTTGTGGACACCTATCGATCCCCCCGTAAAGGAACCGCCAGTGCGGAGCGTTATAAACGCCTGTCCAATAGAGAACGGGAGGTTTTCCAGTTGATTGCCGAAGGGCATTCCACCCGGCAAATCGCTGATATGCTGTGTGTCAGCATCAGTACGATCAAATCCCATCGGGCCAAAATCATGGAAAAACTCGAAATCTATTCGCCGGTCAAACTGGTCCATTTTGCCATCCAGCTCGGATTGGTTGACCCGGAATTATAG
- a CDS encoding DUF2284 domain-containing protein: protein MPKSKVVPFKAGEGISQALTERLLEKGRSYGLNAIFPFSIDKIKVAEWVHLKCRYGCNQYNTNWCCPPATPDPDKVRAILSEYSTALLLVGTTNCSDFYMNNERKRTSQVRCWKGTISLERMLFLEGYYKAFSLVGECCALCKECAYPDDCRFPQEKRPSVESFSIDVIGTLKNLGTTSTVAAKTCETYSYYGIILLE, encoded by the coding sequence ATGCCTAAATCAAAAGTGGTACCGTTTAAAGCCGGTGAAGGTATTTCTCAGGCCTTAACCGAACGCCTGCTGGAAAAAGGCCGGTCTTATGGCCTCAATGCAATATTCCCGTTCAGTATCGATAAAATAAAGGTAGCCGAATGGGTCCATCTGAAATGCCGTTACGGCTGTAACCAGTATAATACGAACTGGTGCTGCCCCCCGGCCACACCGGATCCGGATAAAGTTCGTGCGATTCTGTCTGAGTATTCCACCGCGTTGCTTCTGGTGGGAACCACCAATTGTTCGGACTTTTACATGAACAATGAACGCAAGCGAACCTCTCAAGTTCGCTGCTGGAAGGGTACCATCAGCCTGGAGCGCATGTTGTTTCTTGAGGGCTATTACAAGGCGTTTAGTCTTGTAGGGGAGTGCTGCGCGCTTTGTAAGGAATGCGCATACCCGGATGATTGCCGGTTTCCGCAGGAAAAGAGACCGTCGGTGGAATCATTTTCCATTGATGTCATTGGCACCTTAAAAAATTTGGGAACGACTTCAACGGTTGCCGCCAAAACATGTGAAACCTACAGCTACTACGGCATAATTCTTTTAGAATAA
- a CDS encoding NAD(P)/FAD-dependent oxidoreductase, translating into MSENPYDLMILGAGPAGIAAALYGQRLGLKTIVFGDIPGGSSYMIEHLANFPGLMEGATGTQFGTRAFQQAQKEGANFTLTRLENFSHKDNVFVGVDVDGNEYTAWSAIVATGRVPKRLAVANATLRGVHFCSICDGPLYRGKNATLAVVGSDNTAAQHAITLARTADKVLLICRSNTLKMDAVHKDQIEEQSNITLMTDTEVCGYDGQEFVETIAVASKEKGQQDLAVDGIFLAIGWRPNISVLKLEVEKTAEGYLVTNDQLMTSVPGLFAAGDIRDTDMWQVLTACADGARTAKYAAEYLEKLNQA; encoded by the coding sequence ATGTCTGAAAACCCTTATGACTTGATGATATTGGGTGCAGGGCCCGCCGGTATTGCGGCCGCATTATACGGACAACGCCTGGGATTAAAAACAATAGTTTTTGGCGATATACCGGGGGGCAGTTCGTATATGATCGAACATCTGGCGAATTTCCCCGGACTGATGGAAGGGGCTACCGGCACGCAGTTTGGCACGAGGGCATTCCAGCAGGCCCAGAAAGAAGGGGCTAACTTTACATTGACGCGTTTGGAAAACTTCAGCCATAAGGATAATGTCTTTGTCGGTGTCGATGTTGATGGCAACGAATATACGGCTTGGAGCGCAATTGTTGCCACCGGGCGGGTGCCCAAAAGATTGGCGGTTGCCAATGCCACTTTAAGAGGCGTTCATTTTTGTTCGATTTGTGACGGTCCTTTATACAGAGGGAAAAATGCCACCCTGGCGGTTGTCGGCAGCGATAATACTGCTGCCCAGCATGCGATCACCCTCGCTCGGACTGCCGATAAAGTTCTTCTCATCTGCCGCAGCAATACCCTTAAAATGGATGCCGTTCATAAAGACCAGATCGAGGAGCAAAGCAATATTACCTTGATGACAGACACGGAGGTTTGCGGATACGACGGTCAGGAGTTTGTCGAAACGATTGCGGTGGCATCAAAGGAAAAAGGACAGCAGGACTTGGCGGTTGATGGGATTTTCCTCGCCATCGGATGGCGGCCGAACATATCGGTACTTAAACTGGAGGTTGAAAAAACGGCAGAAGGCTATCTGGTTACCAATGATCAACTCATGACATCAGTTCCCGGGCTTTTTGCAGCCGGTGACATACGGGACACCGATATGTGGCAGGTGCTGACCGCCTGTGCCGATGGTGCCCGGACTGCCAAATATGCAGCCGAATATCTAGAAAAATTAAACCAAGCCTAA
- a CDS encoding uroporphyrinogen decarboxylase family protein, giving the protein MAELTPIERVQRFFNREPVDKMPFFSGMGMVLLPAIKKLGYNFPSVHRDAERMARSAIESARMFNLDSVVVPFDMCWESEALGNEISLYEDSEDILYPTIPYKNWTEVDQVEISQDDIDNIMDKYPMNLIPEAIAIVKKEAPDLALGAWQLGPFTQCGQTIELDKVLKAVFKDTARVEDILDKLSDMIINIGKALQAAGADFITLREPGVAADLLSPKTFKEMIAPRLTRILSAWESPKVLHICGSTDPLVEMMWKIVTDSGAQAVSFDVKNNLLEARQKLGDDALILGNYDVFGLPCAEETTVEQAIEGIRTNIDGKVDAVWPGCDLWPDIKEENFRAMEKTAREYNVGPTPAVGRL; this is encoded by the coding sequence ATGGCTGAGCTGACTCCCATAGAACGAGTACAGCGATTTTTTAATCGTGAACCCGTAGACAAGATGCCATTTTTTTCTGGGATGGGTATGGTCCTGCTGCCTGCCATCAAAAAATTGGGCTACAACTTTCCATCGGTCCACCGGGATGCAGAGCGGATGGCTCGTTCTGCAATTGAATCCGCCCGTATGTTCAATTTGGATTCTGTGGTGGTTCCCTTTGATATGTGCTGGGAATCCGAAGCCCTGGGTAATGAAATCAGTTTATACGAAGATTCGGAGGATATCCTTTATCCGACCATTCCTTATAAAAATTGGACGGAAGTGGATCAAGTCGAAATTTCCCAGGATGACATCGACAATATCATGGATAAATATCCAATGAATTTGATACCCGAGGCCATCGCGATTGTCAAAAAGGAAGCACCGGATCTGGCCCTGGGTGCCTGGCAATTGGGTCCCTTTACCCAGTGCGGCCAGACCATTGAACTGGACAAGGTTCTGAAAGCGGTTTTCAAAGACACAGCCCGCGTAGAGGACATTCTGGACAAGCTTTCGGATATGATCATTAATATCGGAAAAGCACTCCAGGCTGCTGGAGCGGATTTTATCACATTGAGGGAGCCCGGGGTGGCTGCAGACCTTTTGAGTCCCAAGACCTTCAAGGAGATGATCGCACCTCGACTCACACGGATTTTGTCGGCCTGGGAGTCACCGAAAGTGTTGCATATTTGCGGTTCCACCGATCCGCTGGTGGAGATGATGTGGAAGATTGTGACTGACTCGGGCGCTCAGGCGGTCAGTTTCGACGTCAAAAACAATCTTTTAGAAGCACGTCAGAAATTAGGTGATGATGCCCTGATCCTCGGTAATTACGATGTTTTCGGACTACCCTGTGCGGAAGAAACAACCGTCGAGCAGGCTATTGAGGGTATCAGGACCAATATTGACGGCAAAGTCGATGCGGTCTGGCCGGGTTGCGATCTCTGGCCGGATATCAAAGAAGAAAACTTTAGGGCAATGGAAAAGACGGCCCGCGAGTATAATGTCGGACCGACACCAGCTGTTGGGCGGCTTTAA
- a CDS encoding PAS domain S-box protein encodes MSLLLEDHLIEVTVKDKKLIKKQTCWKYLSCSKVLCPAHGKESVECWLIPRTHCAEDVKDDFFQKISSCIACSYFKKQGGMHPEGWHFFLSEQIRQYNAMALEHIYQKEESFVEIFNRIPDGLFTTDEEWRITYFNPAAEKITGFSADDAVGMYCKDVFKNSICESDCALKEAIVKGRDIHNREYEITNIDGQQIPIICSTSAFRDTAGRVTGGLEIFKDISELKQLQEEVAKREKKYRRIFEGSHDMIYTTNEQGQILDINQAGVEMLNFPSKKEMLKTISAQNFYRNSLDRDRFLATINRRGQVKDYEVEFKKRDGAAMHALISSRRYQNPETGDVEYEGIIKDITHRKRTEEALKQRNRELSILNSIAVALNHNMALNLILREALKNVLKVLELNRGAIFLINREKEKTEVIAKYGFNAEDTEANPAVFFKDPLLSKALLEDDMILKPEPIFPTFKARFESKALNFSPWLTSFLITFKGKGVGFLGLDIPASRRLTQYEFHLMGSLGNFLGGAIVNAQMRETIRRDRHELRRLTAKLFQSQEEERRRIARELHDESGQSLTAVKLSLERLEENVPPQEEGLREAIGEIITMVRRTSSEIRHLSYHLHPTLLSDLGLEPALDLYFKEIKNHTGHNIDFSMVGFDHRLDPDMETVFYRFSQEALTNSLKHSGSYNFRLSIIKSYPKIIFRAEDDGVGFDTQIIGTDKRNLGLLGMRERTSHLGGKFQLRSQPGEGTRIRIEIPFTESLSHG; translated from the coding sequence GTGAGTTTATTGCTCGAAGATCATCTGATTGAGGTCACAGTTAAGGATAAAAAGCTTATAAAAAAGCAGACCTGTTGGAAATACTTATCCTGTTCCAAAGTGTTGTGCCCGGCTCATGGGAAAGAGTCGGTAGAGTGCTGGCTGATTCCCAGAACCCACTGTGCGGAAGATGTTAAAGACGATTTTTTTCAAAAAATATCCTCATGCATTGCCTGCAGCTATTTCAAGAAGCAGGGGGGAATGCACCCCGAGGGCTGGCATTTTTTTCTTTCAGAACAAATCCGTCAATACAATGCCATGGCCCTTGAGCATATCTATCAGAAAGAAGAAAGCTTTGTGGAGATATTCAACCGGATTCCGGACGGACTCTTCACCACCGATGAAGAATGGCGTATTACTTACTTCAACCCGGCGGCCGAAAAAATTACCGGTTTTTCGGCCGATGATGCAGTGGGAATGTACTGTAAAGATGTGTTCAAAAACTCGATCTGCGAGTCTGACTGTGCCCTAAAGGAGGCGATCGTAAAAGGCAGGGATATCCACAATCGGGAATATGAGATCACCAACATCGACGGCCAGCAGATACCCATTATTTGCTCAACCTCGGCGTTTCGAGACACTGCCGGGCGTGTTACCGGAGGTCTTGAAATATTTAAAGATATATCCGAGCTGAAACAACTTCAGGAAGAGGTCGCCAAGCGTGAGAAAAAATATCGTCGCATCTTTGAAGGCAGCCACGATATGATCTATACCACCAACGAGCAGGGCCAGATTCTGGATATTAATCAAGCCGGTGTCGAAATGCTAAACTTTCCATCCAAAAAAGAAATGCTGAAAACGATATCGGCCCAGAATTTTTATCGCAACTCTCTGGATAGAGATCGATTTCTGGCGACCATCAACCGGCGGGGCCAGGTAAAAGATTATGAAGTTGAATTTAAAAAACGGGATGGCGCTGCGATGCATGCCCTGATTTCCAGCCGAAGATACCAAAATCCTGAAACCGGCGATGTCGAGTATGAGGGGATCATCAAGGATATTACCCATCGTAAACGCACTGAAGAAGCGCTTAAGCAGCGCAACCGGGAGCTTTCGATTTTAAACAGCATCGCGGTGGCCTTAAATCACAATATGGCCTTGAACCTGATTTTGCGCGAGGCGCTCAAAAACGTATTGAAGGTCTTAGAACTCAATCGAGGGGCCATTTTTTTGATCAATCGCGAAAAAGAAAAAACCGAGGTCATTGCCAAATATGGTTTTAATGCGGAAGACACTGAAGCCAACCCAGCGGTATTTTTTAAAGATCCGCTATTGAGCAAAGCCCTTCTTGAAGATGATATGATTTTAAAACCAGAACCCATCTTCCCGACCTTTAAAGCCCGTTTTGAGTCCAAAGCACTAAACTTTTCACCCTGGCTGACCTCTTTTCTGATTACCTTCAAAGGCAAAGGGGTGGGGTTTTTGGGACTCGACATCCCCGCATCCCGCAGACTGACCCAATATGAGTTCCATTTGATGGGTTCGCTGGGCAACTTTCTGGGGGGGGCCATCGTGAATGCCCAGATGCGGGAGACGATCCGTCGCGACCGGCATGAGTTAAGACGGTTGACGGCAAAACTATTTCAAAGCCAGGAGGAGGAACGACGTCGTATTGCTCGAGAGTTGCATGATGAATCCGGGCAATCTCTGACCGCCGTGAAACTGTCCCTGGAACGACTGGAAGAAAATGTGCCACCGCAAGAAGAAGGTCTCCGGGAAGCCATCGGCGAAATCATTACGATGGTGCGGCGAACTTCTTCGGAAATCAGGCACCTTTCATACCATCTGCACCCGACCCTGTTAAGTGATCTGGGTCTTGAACCGGCGCTGGATCTGTATTTCAAGGAAATCAAAAATCATACAGGCCACAATATCGATTTTAGCATGGTGGGATTTGATCACCGCCTGGATCCTGACATGGAAACGGTTTTCTACCGTTTCAGCCAGGAAGCCCTGACCAATTCCCTGAAGCATTCCGGTTCGTATAACTTCCGGCTTTCCATTATCAAAAGCTATCCCAAGATCATTTTCCGGGCAGAGGATGACGGTGTTGGTTTTGACACCCAGATCATTGGAACCGATAAACGCAATCTGGGCCTGCTGGGCATGAGGGAGCGGACTTCTCATCTGGGAGGGAAATTCCAGCTGCGCAGTCAACCGGGAGAAGGAACCCGAATCCGGATTGAGATACCTTTTACTGAGTCATTGAGTCATGGCTAA